The Terracoccus luteus genome includes a region encoding these proteins:
- the topA gene encoding type I DNA topoisomerase has product MAAGKGRKLVIVESPGKVKSIASYLGGEYEVEASIGHIRDLPNPSELPADMKKGPYGRFAVDVDNGFDPYYVVDADKKKKVAELRRKLKDASELYLATDEDREGEAIAWHLLEALKPRVPVKRMVFHEITREAIQRAVNDTREIDTAMVDAQETRRILDRLYGYEVSPVLWRKVRQGLSAGRVQSVATRMVVERERERMAFVRASYWDVEGEFTPESAGQHFTARLSQVDGARVATGRDFSDAGVLTGRGTVQLDEGLARRIAEAVVATTAVVSDVQEKPYTRRPSAPFTTSTLQQEASRKLRLSSKNAMRVAQRLYEGGYITYMRTDSTTLSDAALTAARSQARDLYGAEYVPESPRRYEKKVKNAQEAHEAVRPAGDRFRSPAQVAGELRGEDFALYELIWKRTVASQMADARGSTATVKLTVDTGIEGAQQVEFSASGTIITFRGFLAAYEEGRDDEAAARAQAAEEERRLPKVSEGVQLEVVRAEADGHETSPPARYTEATLVKAMEERGIGRPSTYASTIGTIQDRGYVFTKGQALVPTWLAFAVTRLLEEHFGNLVDYEFTASMEEDLDRIANGDEGRVDWLKRFYFGDEATSGAGLRALVDDLGEIDAREISTIPLGEGMVVRVGRYGPYVEEVVPGGVDLSTGEVAEGAEVPAAPRRATITDDVAPDEMTPAKARELLEAAADDGKVLGQDPATGHDIVAKAGRYGPYVTEVLPENAEEAPAKGRKKAVKAKPRTASLFQDMDLSTIDLDAALRLLSLPRVVGADAEGVEITAQNGRYGPYLKKGTDSRSLTSEQQLFDITLDEALAIYAQPKQRGRAAAAAPLKELGEDPASGKPVVVKDGRFGPYVTDGETNATLRKDDDPESITPERGFELLAEKRAKGPTTRKRAVKKTAKKTTKRAPAKKATAKKA; this is encoded by the coding sequence ATGGCTGCTGGCAAGGGCCGCAAGCTCGTCATCGTCGAGTCACCGGGAAAGGTGAAGTCGATCGCGAGCTACCTGGGCGGCGAGTACGAGGTCGAGGCGTCGATCGGGCACATCCGTGACCTGCCGAACCCGAGCGAGCTGCCCGCCGACATGAAGAAGGGGCCGTACGGCCGGTTCGCCGTCGACGTCGACAACGGCTTCGACCCCTACTACGTCGTCGACGCCGACAAGAAGAAGAAGGTCGCCGAGCTGCGGCGCAAGCTCAAGGACGCCAGCGAGCTCTACCTCGCCACCGACGAGGACCGCGAGGGCGAGGCCATCGCGTGGCACCTGCTCGAGGCGCTCAAGCCGCGGGTCCCCGTCAAGCGCATGGTGTTCCACGAGATCACCCGCGAGGCGATCCAGCGCGCCGTCAACGACACCCGCGAGATCGACACGGCCATGGTCGACGCGCAGGAGACCCGCCGCATCCTCGACCGCCTCTACGGCTACGAGGTCAGCCCGGTGCTGTGGCGCAAGGTGCGCCAGGGACTCTCGGCCGGCCGCGTGCAGTCGGTCGCGACCCGCATGGTCGTCGAGCGCGAGCGCGAGCGGATGGCCTTCGTGCGGGCGTCGTACTGGGACGTCGAGGGCGAGTTCACTCCCGAGAGCGCCGGGCAGCACTTCACCGCGCGCCTCTCGCAGGTCGACGGTGCGCGCGTCGCCACGGGGCGTGACTTCTCGGATGCCGGTGTGCTCACCGGGCGGGGCACCGTGCAGCTCGACGAGGGGCTGGCCCGGCGCATCGCCGAGGCCGTCGTCGCGACGACCGCCGTCGTCTCCGACGTGCAGGAGAAGCCGTACACGCGCCGCCCGTCGGCGCCCTTCACGACCTCGACGCTGCAGCAGGAGGCCTCGCGCAAGCTGCGCCTGTCGTCGAAGAACGCGATGCGCGTGGCGCAGCGGCTCTACGAGGGCGGCTACATCACCTACATGCGTACCGACAGCACGACGCTCTCGGACGCCGCCCTGACCGCCGCGCGCAGCCAGGCCCGCGACCTCTACGGCGCGGAGTACGTGCCCGAGAGCCCCCGCCGCTACGAGAAGAAGGTCAAGAACGCGCAGGAGGCGCACGAGGCCGTGCGCCCGGCGGGTGACCGCTTCCGTTCGCCCGCGCAGGTGGCCGGCGAGCTGCGTGGCGAGGACTTCGCGCTCTACGAGCTGATCTGGAAGCGCACCGTCGCCTCGCAGATGGCCGACGCCCGCGGCTCGACGGCCACGGTCAAGCTCACGGTCGACACCGGCATCGAGGGCGCCCAGCAGGTCGAGTTCAGCGCCAGCGGCACGATCATCACCTTCCGCGGCTTCCTCGCCGCGTACGAGGAGGGTCGCGACGACGAGGCCGCCGCCCGCGCGCAGGCCGCCGAGGAGGAGCGCCGACTGCCCAAGGTCAGCGAGGGCGTCCAGCTCGAGGTCGTGCGCGCCGAGGCCGACGGCCACGAGACGAGCCCGCCGGCGCGCTACACCGAGGCCACCCTCGTCAAGGCGATGGAGGAGCGCGGCATCGGTCGCCCGTCGACGTACGCGTCGACGATCGGCACCATCCAGGACCGCGGCTACGTCTTCACCAAGGGCCAGGCGCTCGTGCCGACGTGGCTCGCCTTCGCCGTGACCCGGCTGCTCGAGGAGCACTTCGGCAACCTGGTCGACTACGAGTTCACCGCCTCGATGGAGGAGGACCTCGACCGCATCGCCAACGGCGACGAGGGCCGGGTCGACTGGCTGAAGCGCTTCTACTTCGGCGACGAGGCGACGTCGGGCGCGGGCCTGCGAGCGCTCGTCGACGACCTCGGCGAGATCGACGCCCGTGAGATCAGCACCATCCCCCTCGGCGAGGGCATGGTCGTGCGCGTCGGTCGCTACGGCCCCTACGTCGAGGAGGTCGTTCCCGGGGGCGTCGACCTCTCGACGGGCGAGGTGGCCGAGGGCGCCGAGGTGCCGGCCGCGCCGCGACGGGCCACGATCACCGACGACGTCGCCCCCGACGAGATGACGCCCGCGAAGGCCCGCGAGCTGCTCGAGGCCGCGGCCGACGACGGCAAGGTGCTCGGGCAGGACCCGGCGACCGGCCACGACATCGTCGCCAAGGCCGGGCGCTACGGCCCGTACGTCACCGAGGTGCTGCCGGAGAACGCCGAGGAGGCGCCGGCCAAGGGCCGCAAGAAGGCCGTCAAGGCCAAGCCGCGGACGGCCTCCCTCTTCCAGGACATGGACCTCTCGACCATCGACCTCGACGCGGCCCTGCGGCTGCTGTCGCTGCCGCGGGTCGTCGGAGCCGACGCCGAGGGTGTCGAGATCACGGCCCAGAACGGCCGCTACGGCCCGTACCTCAAGAAGGGCACCGACTCCCGCTCGCTCACCTCCGAGCAGCAGCTGTTCGACATCACCCTCGACGAGGCGCTCGCCATCTACGCCCAGCCCAAGCAGCGCGGGCGCGCAGCGGCGGCCGCCCCGCTCAAGGAGCTCGGCGAGGACCCGGCGAGCGGC
- a CDS encoding dioxygenase encodes MTATTRESDRTATTSPAPVLYLSHGAPPLADDARWTGQLADWSASIDKPENVLIVSAHWEDAPTTLGTTTGAPLTYDFWGFPQHYYEVTYDAPNAPGLADDVTKLLTAPGAASSSDVHRDEQRGLDHGAYVPLKEMFPDADVPVLQMSMPTLDPRGLFDIGRRLAPLRDQGTMIVGSGFTTHNLRWFDPRAGADAAAPQASAEFDQWAQEAMQAQDVDSLLDFLAKAPAAREAHPRTEHFAPLFVTLGAAYESGGLDNRSVIDGFWFGLSKRSWQFG; translated from the coding sequence ATGACCGCCACCACCCGCGAGAGCGACCGCACCGCCACGACGAGCCCCGCGCCCGTGCTGTACCTCAGCCACGGCGCGCCGCCGCTCGCCGACGACGCGCGGTGGACCGGCCAGCTGGCCGACTGGTCGGCCTCCATCGACAAGCCCGAGAACGTGCTCATCGTCTCCGCCCACTGGGAGGACGCCCCGACGACGCTCGGCACGACGACCGGCGCCCCGCTCACCTACGACTTCTGGGGCTTCCCCCAGCACTACTACGAGGTGACCTACGACGCCCCGAACGCGCCGGGCCTCGCCGACGACGTGACGAAGCTGCTCACCGCCCCGGGAGCGGCGTCGTCGTCCGACGTGCACCGCGACGAGCAGCGCGGCCTCGACCACGGCGCCTACGTGCCGCTCAAGGAGATGTTCCCCGACGCCGACGTGCCGGTGCTGCAGATGTCGATGCCGACGCTCGACCCGCGGGGGCTGTTCGACATCGGCCGTCGCCTCGCCCCCCTGCGCGACCAGGGCACGATGATCGTGGGCTCCGGCTTCACGACCCACAACCTGCGGTGGTTCGACCCGCGCGCCGGCGCCGACGCCGCCGCCCCGCAGGCGAGCGCAGAGTTCGACCAGTGGGCGCAGGAGGCCATGCAGGCGCAGGACGTCGACAGCCTGCTCGACTTCCTCGCCAAGGCCCCGGCCGCCCGCGAGGCCCACCCCCGCACCGAGCACTTCGCGCCGCTCTTCGTCACCCTCGGCGCGGCCTACGAGTCCGGCGGCCTCGACAACCGCAGCGTCATCGACGGCTTCTGGTTCGGCCTCAGCAAGCGCAGCTGGCAGTTCGGCTGA